The following are encoded together in the Carettochelys insculpta isolate YL-2023 chromosome 24, ASM3395843v1, whole genome shotgun sequence genome:
- the ZC3H12A gene encoding endoribonuclease ZC3H12A: MSAGDPPGTHRLRPPCALPAPGQSPAGSEPRSARERLGVPGQDLVSGAEMQMKVDFFRKLGYSSEEISAVLQKLGLNADTNAILGELVKHGAAAADREPADSPQEATEAPLVPRGVAANKTPASMPPLEEKEGGNLKPIVIDGSNVAMSHGGKEVFSCRGILLAVHWFWDRGHPDITVFVPSWRKEQPRPDMPITDQHILRDLEKKKILVFTPSRRVGGKRVVCYDDRFIVKLAYESDGIVVSNDTYRDLQNERPEWKKFIEERLLMYSFVNDKFMPPDDPLGRHGPSLENFLRKKPVVPEHKKQQCPYGKKCTYGIKCKFYHPERINQPQRSVADELRANARLSPTRSPTSTAKEEKKSRRPSQAELLCSASADGDKGAVQKVPTERKSSAQKAKPSDSPLLIQGCALGSVPSINGSYRSSERYQHPPPSPHLDSLSYISQEHLDSGIGSLENQMSEMWPCRSTSHCEHSHPDQMAACSCGRQRPVYQHAHTVEQDTLGLYKPGSRKSPSGSSFLSYSPEISHTRSSHSFPGYGVPAHPGGAGHYSVPSEYNTPASPLREYWSEPYQMPPPPAQPSNVRDPTPMPRAAGPVYSKPCQWALPDRFAEERANVHVKLCGIFHPHLVDAVMSRFPHLLDPQRLAAEILTYKSQNPGV; encoded by the exons ATGAGCGCCGGAGATCCGCCTGGAACCCATCGCCTCCGCCCGCCCTGCGCGCTGCCcgccccaggccagagccccgCGGGGAGCGAGCCTCGCAGCGCCCGGGAGAGGCTCGGGGTGCCCGGGCAGGACCTCGTGAGCGGTGCTGAGATGCAAATGAAAGTGGACTTTTTCCGCAAACTGGGCTACTCGTCGGAAGAGATCTCCGCCGTGCTCCAAAAACTGGGCCTGAACGCTGACACCAACGCCATCCTCGGGGAGCTTGTGAAGCACGGCGCCGCAGCCGCGGACAGAGAGCCGGCGGATTCCCCGCAGGAGGCCACAGAAGCCCCCTTGGTGCCTCGTGGAGTAGCTGCCAACAAAACCCCTGCGTCTATGCCACccctggaggagaaggagggcgGTAATTTAAAACCCATCGTTATTGATGGAAGCAATGTGGCAATGAG CCATGGAGGTAAGGAAGTGTTCTCCTGCCGAGGTATCCTGCTGGCAGTGCACTGGTTTTGGGACCGGGGACACCCAGATATCACTGTCTTTGTGCCATCCTGGAGGAAGGAGCAGCCACGACCAGATATGCCCATCACAG ACCAGCACATTCTCCGTGACcttgaaaagaagaaaattctGGTCTTCACTCCTTCGAGGAGGGTTGGTGGCAAACGCGTTGTCTGTTACGATGACCGCTTCATTGTGAAACTGGCATATGAGTCGGATGGCATCGTGGTGTCCAACGACACTTACCGGGACCTGCAGAACGAGCGCCCAGAGTGGAAGAAGTTCATTGAGGAGCGCTTGCTTATGTACTCTTTCGTTAACGACAA GTTTATGCCTCCAGATGACCCGTTGGGACGGCACGGCCCCAGCCTGGAAAACTTCCTGAGAAAGAAACCTGTGGTGCCAGAACACAAAAAACAGCAGTGCCCTTATG GGAAGAAATGCACTTATGGGATTAAGTGTAAATTCTATCACCCCGAAAGGATCAACCAGCCACAGCGCTCTGTAGCTGATGAGCTACGGGCCAATGCAAGGCTGTCCCCAACCAGGAGCCCCACCAGCACGGCCAAAGAGGAGAAGAAGAGCCGGAGACCTTCACAGGCAGAGCTCCTCTGCTCTGCATCTGCAGACGGTGACAAAGGCGCTGTGCAAAAGGTCCCCACAGAGAGGAAAAGTTCAGCTCAAAAAGCAAAACCCAGTGACAGTCCCCTCCTAATCCAGGGTTGTGCCTTGGGCAGTGTCCCCTCTATCAATGGTAGCTATCGATCTTCTGAGCGgtaccagcaccctcccccctctccccattTGGATTCTCTCTCTTACATCTCTCAGGAACATCTTGACTCAGGCATTGGATCCCTTGAGAACCAAATGTCTGAGATGTGGCCTTGCAGATCAACCAGTCACTGTGAGCATTCCCACCCTGACCAGATGGCAGCGTGTAGCTGTGGCAGGCAGAGACCTGTCTACCAACACGCTCATACTGTAGAGCAGGACACCCTTGGTCTCTATAAGCCTGGCTCTCGCAAATCACCCTCTGGTAGTAGTTTCTTGTCATATAGTCCAGAGATCTCTCATACGCGGTCCTCGCACTCGTTCCCAGGCTATGGCGTGCCTGCTCATCCAGGAGGAGCTGGGCATTACAGCGTCCCCAGCGAGTACAACACTCCAGCATCTCCTCTTCGCGAATACTGGTCTGAGCCGTACCAAatgcctcccccacctgcacagcCTAGCAACGTTAGAGACCCTACCCCAATGCCAAGAGCCGCTGGTCCAGTGTACAGCAAACCCTGCCAGTGGGCCCTGCCAGACCGCTTTGCAGAGGAGCGGGCTAATGTGCACGTGAAGCTGTGTGGGATCTTCCATCCCCATTTAGTAGATGCTGTTATGAGCCGTTTCCCTCACCTGCTGGACCCCCAAAGACTAGCTGCTGAAATACTGACTTACAAGTCTCAGAACCCAGGGGTGTGA